Proteins from a single region of Limosilactobacillus fermentum:
- a CDS encoding NAD(P)H-hydrate dehydratase — MKDLTEQILQDVITTRPQESFKGTFGKVLLVGGNHQFGGAIIMAATAAVNAGAGLVTVACDLVNRTALHARLPEAMVIDFSNQAALLEMLNGVDTIVVGPGLGEEEQSLAVLKTVFANTKPTQTVVIDGSAITLMATHQLAAPAGHLVFTPHQMEWQRLSGIPIKDQAEALNQAAQEKLGGTVVLKRHHTEIYTANGTFRLPIGSAAQAVGGMGDTLAGMVGGFCAQFKEAGDQAVLAAVYAHSAIADQIAKDQYIVLPTQIATALPSFMKKVEQGPATHHIGFLGGELRC, encoded by the coding sequence ATGAAGGATTTAACTGAACAGATACTACAAGATGTGATCACCACCCGGCCCCAGGAAAGCTTTAAGGGCACCTTTGGCAAGGTCCTCTTGGTTGGGGGCAACCACCAGTTTGGCGGGGCGATCATCATGGCCGCCACGGCCGCCGTCAACGCCGGGGCCGGCCTGGTAACGGTCGCCTGCGACCTGGTCAACCGGACCGCCTTGCACGCCCGGCTTCCCGAAGCGATGGTGATTGATTTTTCCAACCAAGCCGCCCTGCTTGAAATGCTTAACGGCGTCGATACGATTGTCGTTGGCCCGGGCTTGGGGGAAGAGGAGCAAAGTCTTGCGGTGTTAAAGACCGTTTTTGCAAATACCAAGCCCACCCAAACCGTGGTGATTGACGGATCGGCCATTACCCTAATGGCCACCCACCAACTAGCGGCGCCGGCCGGTCACCTAGTCTTCACCCCCCACCAAATGGAATGGCAACGCCTCTCCGGTATCCCAATCAAGGACCAAGCAGAAGCCCTTAACCAAGCGGCCCAAGAAAAACTGGGGGGAACCGTCGTTTTGAAGCGCCACCACACCGAAATCTACACTGCCAACGGCACCTTCCGCTTGCCAATCGGTTCGGCGGCCCAAGCGGTTGGCGGGATGGGCGACACCCTGGCCGGGATGGTTGGTGGCTTTTGCGCCCAGTTTAAGGAGGCTGGCGACCAGGCCGTCTTAGCCGCCGTTTACGCCCACTCCGCCATCGCCGATCAGATTGCCAAAGACCAATACATTGTTTTACCCACCCAAATTGCAACGGCTTTGCCCTCCTTCATGAAAAAGGTTGAACAAGGCCCGGCTACCCACCACATTGGTTTTTTAGGGGGGGAATTAAGATGTTAA
- a CDS encoding DUF302 domain-containing protein — MLKEVHLTSPLPTAQQAIEDRLHQRGFKIFAAIDQAAEAQNVGLTLKPTVLLIFGNPKVGTLLMQEDDQVAFELPIKLLLVAEGDHTKALYRDPHDFPNATKLSEAGQQIIANMANLYQSVLADL, encoded by the coding sequence ATGTTAAAAGAAGTTCACTTGACCAGCCCGCTGCCTACCGCACAACAAGCCATTGAGGACCGCCTCCACCAACGGGGCTTTAAAATCTTTGCCGCCATCGACCAGGCTGCAGAAGCCCAAAACGTCGGCCTAACACTGAAACCCACCGTCCTCTTGATTTTTGGTAACCCCAAGGTTGGTACCCTGTTGATGCAAGAAGACGACCAGGTCGCCTTTGAGTTACCAATTAAACTGTTACTGGTGGCAGAAGGCGACCACACCAAGGCCCTCTACCGTGACCCGCACGATTTTCCCAACGCCACTAAGCTAAGCGAGGCCGGTCAACAAATCATCGCCAACATGGCTAACCTTTACCAGTCCGTTTTAGCCGACCTATAG
- a CDS encoding putative polysaccharide biosynthesis protein, whose product MDSRNQPGASSASLDDSRRKMISGSAWMTAGSILSRILGAIYIIPWVTWMGAYSNQANALFAKGYNIYSLFLMVATAGIPSAISKMVAHYNGINQYGVSRRLYHSGMYVSVAMGLVCSILMFFGASLLDGGDPDVIPVIQSLAWAVLVIPGMSITRGFLQGYNWMAPSAMSQFVEQLLRVIYMLLATFVIMEMGSGNWVKAVTQSTFAAFIGALGSIVLLAYSFLRRKREMDALVSQGEVATGVSTRRLIGEIIYQSIPFIVIESGITLFQLIDQYTFFDIMKWFGNYSAYQLNTVYALFSFNANKLYMIIISLASAMAATAIPLLAEARAKNDIQDMRRQIENALLLFYFIMVPAALGLAAVAQQIYTVFYRYDAAGITVLQFAAFMSIPYGMYTVGAAMMQGISENKKMMRFLFVGIIIKFIVQVPAIWLFKGLGPLLATAVAMLFINYCILHSFNREFTLHFNEMAQPTNQILAFSLIMFAVVKVVMLLLGLVVSPYGRFNAFFTLVIGVVIGGGVFAYLALKYRLVDTLLGDRFAGLRTRFHIK is encoded by the coding sequence ATGGATTCACGTAATCAACCGGGGGCTTCTTCCGCCTCCCTTGACGATTCGCGGCGCAAAATGATCTCCGGTTCTGCATGGATGACGGCGGGCTCGATCCTCTCCCGGATTTTGGGTGCCATCTACATCATCCCGTGGGTGACTTGGATGGGGGCCTATTCCAACCAGGCCAACGCCCTCTTTGCTAAGGGGTATAACATCTACAGCCTCTTTTTGATGGTCGCAACGGCCGGGATCCCCTCGGCGATTTCCAAGATGGTGGCCCACTACAACGGGATTAACCAGTACGGGGTCTCCCGCCGCTTGTACCACTCGGGGATGTACGTCTCGGTGGCGATGGGGCTGGTCTGCTCGATCCTGATGTTTTTCGGGGCCTCCCTGCTTGATGGGGGCGACCCGGATGTAATTCCGGTCATTCAGTCGCTAGCCTGGGCGGTCCTCGTGATCCCCGGCATGAGCATCACCCGGGGCTTTTTGCAGGGGTACAACTGGATGGCCCCTTCCGCCATGTCGCAGTTTGTGGAACAACTGTTGCGGGTCATCTACATGCTGCTGGCCACCTTCGTGATCATGGAGATGGGCAGTGGTAACTGGGTCAAAGCCGTTACCCAATCGACCTTTGCCGCCTTCATCGGGGCGTTGGGGTCAATTGTCTTGTTAGCCTACTCCTTTTTACGGCGCAAGCGCGAGATGGACGCCCTGGTGAGCCAGGGTGAAGTGGCGACGGGGGTGTCGACCCGGCGGTTAATTGGTGAAATTATTTACCAGTCAATTCCCTTTATCGTGATTGAATCCGGGATCACCCTGTTTCAATTGATTGACCAGTACACCTTCTTTGACATCATGAAGTGGTTTGGCAACTACAGCGCCTACCAACTCAACACGGTTTACGCCCTGTTCTCCTTTAACGCCAACAAGCTGTACATGATTATTATCTCCTTAGCTTCTGCCATGGCCGCCACGGCGATCCCGCTGTTGGCCGAGGCCCGGGCTAAAAATGACATTCAAGACATGCGGCGCCAAATTGAAAACGCCCTGCTGCTCTTTTACTTCATCATGGTACCGGCGGCCCTAGGGTTAGCGGCGGTGGCCCAACAGATTTACACGGTCTTTTACCGCTACGACGCGGCCGGCATCACGGTGTTGCAGTTTGCCGCCTTCATGTCGATTCCGTACGGGATGTACACGGTTGGGGCGGCCATGATGCAGGGGATCTCCGAAAACAAGAAGATGATGCGCTTCTTGTTCGTGGGGATCATCATTAAGTTTATCGTGCAAGTTCCCGCCATCTGGCTCTTTAAGGGGCTGGGGCCCCTGCTGGCAACGGCGGTGGCGATGCTGTTTATCAACTACTGCATCCTGCACTCCTTTAACCGGGAGTTCACCTTGCACTTCAACGAGATGGCCCAGCCAACCAACCAGATCCTCGCCTTTTCCTTGATCATGTTTGCCGTGGTCAAAGTGGTGATGCTCTTGTTGGGGCTGGTGGTTAGTCCGTACGGGCGCTTCAACGCCTTTTTCACCCTGGTAATCGGGGTGGTCATCGGTGGTGGGGTCTTTGCCTACCTGGCCCTTAAGTACCGCTTGGTTGATACCCTACTCGGTGATCGCTTCGCCGGCCTGCGAACTCGTTTCCATATTAAATAA
- a CDS encoding type II toxin-antitoxin system HicB family antitoxin gives MELTTYPAVIKKTSQGYTIHFPDLPDADVVDEDLDRARLRATIGLAIIISDLQSHREPVPAPSDQREISEQYRDFHVELITTDLDKY, from the coding sequence ATGGAACTAACAACCTATCCAGCCGTCATTAAAAAAACATCGCAGGGCTATACCATCCACTTTCCGGACCTACCGGATGCCGACGTGGTGGACGAAGACCTTGACCGAGCCCGCCTGCGGGCAACCATTGGTCTAGCGATAATCATTAGCGACCTACAAAGCCACCGCGAACCGGTCCCCGCGCCGAGCGACCAACGGGAAATAAGTGAGCAGTACCGGGACTTTCACGTGGAACTTATCACCACTGATTTAGATAAGTATTGA